A genomic stretch from Bifidobacterium sp. ESL0769 includes:
- the rplU gene encoding 50S ribosomal protein L21: MYAIVKAGGHQEKVEVGDVILVNRLNAKKGDTVEFPVALVVDGAKVTLAAKDLAKVSVKAEVVDDEAKGPKINIQKFKNKTGVARRKGHRQPLSVIKITAIA; encoded by the coding sequence ATGTACGCGATTGTGAAGGCCGGTGGCCATCAGGAAAAGGTCGAGGTCGGTGACGTCATCCTGGTCAACCGTCTCAATGCGAAGAAGGGCGATACCGTGGAGTTCCCGGTCGCGCTCGTGGTCGACGGCGCCAAGGTGACGCTCGCCGCCAAGGATCTTGCCAAGGTTTCCGTCAAGGCTGAAGTCGTTGACGATGAGGCCAAGGGTCCGAAGATCAACATTCAGAAGTTCAAGAACAAGACTGGTGTCGCCCGTCGCAAGGGTCATCGTCAGCCGCTTTCCGTCATCAAGATCACGGCAATCGCCTGA
- the rpmA gene encoding 50S ribosomal protein L27 produces MAHKKGASASRNGRDSSAQYLGVKKFGGEPVVAGNIIVRQRGTKFHAGENVGTGKDHTLFALSDGNVKFGVRRDRKVVDVVSE; encoded by the coding sequence ATGGCACATAAGAAGGGCGCATCCGCTTCCCGCAACGGTCGCGATTCAAGCGCACAATACCTCGGCGTAAAGAAGTTCGGTGGCGAGCCTGTCGTCGCCGGCAATATCATCGTTCGTCAGCGTGGCACCAAGTTCCACGCAGGCGAGAACGTCGGCACCGGCAAGGATCACACCTTGTTCGCGCTGTCCGATGGCAACGTGAAGTTCGGCGTTCGCCGCGATCGCAAGGTCGTCGACGTAGTCTCCGAGTGA
- the obgE gene encoding GTPase ObgE: MTDFVDRVTVHVKGGDGGNGSAGVKREKYKPLAGPNGGNGGDGGSVIFVADANANNLLDYRFVPHRKAESGTMGLGDTKDGSKGADVVLPVPPGTVIFEAKGPQGKAKHPGRELADLRHVGDKFVAAAGGMGGLGNAALANKTRRAPGFALLGEPGEERDVILELKSIADVALVGFPSAGKSSLIAAMSAAKPKIADYPFTTLVPNLGVVKLEEYRYTIADVPGLIPGASEGKGLGLEFLRHIERTEIIAHVIDCATLEPDRDPISDYHALEDELAKYAAQLKLPLGVIPIPERPRVIILNKADVPEAKELAEFVRPEFEKMGLKTFIVSTASHEGLKELGFALGKMVTELRAKLAKEEAERDEERVVIKPLEQPARRRRRVDDERGTSLDFHVERESNRRGAVWFTVTGAKPERWVRQTNFDNDEAVGYLADRLAGLGVEDELRRHGAKPGDEVRIGKGENAVAFDWDPTIAAGAEMLDGAQLGARGKDLRLDDGADGNRVRRRTNAERRRQYHEMMDAKTAVREAMRQERTAGHWADPSIDDDRHDEHAILGGHDSDDNEGESDV; encoded by the coding sequence ATGACAGACTTTGTAGATAGAGTGACCGTCCATGTCAAGGGCGGAGATGGCGGCAATGGGTCCGCAGGCGTGAAGCGTGAGAAATACAAGCCGTTGGCCGGGCCGAACGGCGGCAACGGCGGGGATGGCGGCTCCGTCATTTTCGTGGCTGATGCCAACGCCAACAATCTTTTGGATTATCGTTTCGTCCCGCATCGCAAGGCCGAAAGCGGCACGATGGGCTTGGGCGATACCAAGGACGGTTCGAAAGGCGCCGACGTGGTGCTGCCCGTCCCGCCGGGAACGGTGATTTTCGAGGCCAAGGGACCGCAAGGCAAGGCCAAGCATCCAGGTCGCGAACTGGCCGATTTGCGCCATGTGGGTGACAAGTTCGTCGCAGCTGCAGGCGGTATGGGCGGCTTGGGCAACGCCGCGCTGGCCAACAAGACACGTCGTGCCCCTGGATTCGCACTGCTTGGCGAACCGGGCGAGGAACGCGACGTGATTTTGGAGCTCAAATCCATCGCAGACGTTGCGTTGGTGGGATTCCCCTCGGCCGGCAAATCCAGCCTGATTGCCGCGATGAGTGCTGCTAAGCCGAAAATCGCGGATTACCCCTTCACCACGTTGGTTCCGAATCTTGGCGTGGTCAAGCTTGAGGAATATCGCTATACCATTGCCGACGTCCCGGGGCTCATTCCCGGAGCATCAGAAGGCAAGGGCTTGGGCCTTGAGTTCCTGCGTCATATCGAGCGCACCGAAATCATCGCGCACGTCATCGATTGCGCCACACTGGAGCCGGATCGTGACCCGATTTCCGATTACCACGCGCTGGAAGACGAGCTGGCGAAGTATGCTGCCCAGCTCAAGTTGCCGCTCGGTGTCATCCCGATTCCCGAGCGCCCGCGCGTCATCATCCTCAATAAGGCCGACGTGCCCGAAGCTAAAGAACTGGCGGAATTCGTGCGCCCGGAATTCGAGAAGATGGGATTGAAGACCTTCATCGTCTCAACGGCTTCACACGAAGGGCTCAAAGAGCTTGGCTTTGCTTTGGGCAAGATGGTCACCGAGCTGCGTGCGAAGTTGGCCAAGGAAGAGGCCGAACGCGACGAAGAACGTGTGGTCATCAAGCCGTTGGAGCAGCCGGCGCGTCGCCGCCGTCGTGTCGATGATGAGCGTGGCACCTCGCTTGATTTCCATGTCGAACGCGAAAGCAACCGCAGGGGAGCTGTGTGGTTTACTGTCACCGGCGCGAAGCCGGAGCGTTGGGTGCGCCAGACCAATTTCGACAACGACGAAGCCGTGGGCTATCTTGCCGACCGCTTGGCTGGTTTGGGCGTCGAGGACGAGTTGCGTCGCCATGGGGCCAAGCCGGGTGACGAAGTGCGTATCGGCAAGGGCGAGAACGCGGTCGCCTTCGATTGGGACCCGACCATCGCCGCCGGTGCGGAAATGCTCGACGGCGCCCAGCTGGGTGCTCGCGGAAAGGATTTGCGTCTGGATGACGGAGCCGACGGCAACCGTGTCCGTCGCCGTACCAACGCCGAGCGCCGTCGCCAGTATCACGAAATGATGGATGCCAAAACCGCCGTGCGCGAGGCCATGCGTCAGGAGCGTACTGCTGGTCATTGGGCCGATCCGAGCATCGACGACGACCGCCACGACGAGCACGCGATTCTCGGCGGTCATGATTCCGATGATAATGAGGGCGAGAGCGATGTCTGA
- the proB gene encoding glutamate 5-kinase — translation MGKASESQVRQTVADARTVVVKVGSSSLTKPSGHLDTDKVGALVEVLAQHAKNGTRMVLVSSGAIAAGFGPLGFDARPADVSTQQAAASVGQGVLMQHYETGFAHYGVHVGQILLTADDTMHASRYRNAQRTLRRLLDLNVVPIVNENDALATNEIRFGDNDHLSTLVANLVRADALVLLTDVDGLYTAPPSKPNAKRVGFVPNVDEILNEVSVGGSSSGVGSGGMVTKLEAARIAVNSGIPVVLTSANNIEVALNGEPTGTAFSPISHRDSSRRLWIGFAANPRGSLVGDKGAIKAVLGGKASLLAAGVLEVHGDFSAGDPVWIDDEDGNHIAKGLSSFDSDEIPHTLGRDTSQLKRLLGEEYAHPLVHRDNLVLL, via the coding sequence ATGGGCAAGGCAAGTGAGTCGCAGGTTCGTCAAACGGTGGCGGACGCGCGGACCGTCGTGGTTAAAGTTGGCTCAAGCTCGCTGACCAAGCCTTCCGGGCATTTGGATACGGATAAAGTGGGCGCGCTGGTTGAAGTCTTGGCCCAACACGCCAAAAATGGCACCCGCATGGTGCTGGTCTCGTCCGGTGCCATCGCTGCTGGTTTTGGTCCGCTCGGTTTCGACGCGAGGCCGGCCGACGTCTCGACCCAGCAGGCTGCGGCTTCGGTGGGTCAGGGCGTCTTGATGCAGCATTACGAGACAGGTTTCGCGCATTATGGTGTGCATGTTGGCCAGATTTTGCTCACTGCCGATGACACGATGCACGCCTCACGCTACCGCAACGCCCAGCGCACGTTGCGCAGACTGCTCGACCTCAACGTGGTGCCGATTGTCAACGAAAACGATGCTCTGGCGACCAACGAAATCCGTTTCGGCGACAACGACCATCTTTCCACGCTGGTCGCCAATCTGGTGCGCGCCGATGCGTTAGTGCTCCTGACCGACGTCGATGGCCTTTATACTGCCCCGCCTTCTAAACCAAACGCCAAGCGGGTTGGTTTCGTACCGAACGTAGACGAAATTCTGAACGAAGTTTCGGTGGGCGGCAGTTCGTCGGGGGTCGGTAGCGGCGGCATGGTCACCAAGCTCGAAGCCGCGCGTATAGCAGTCAATTCCGGTATCCCCGTCGTGCTGACCAGCGCCAATAATATCGAGGTTGCATTGAACGGCGAACCGACGGGTACGGCTTTCTCGCCGATATCTCACCGTGATTCCTCGCGCCGTCTATGGATTGGTTTTGCAGCAAACCCGCGCGGTTCGCTGGTCGGCGACAAAGGTGCCATCAAGGCGGTGCTTGGCGGTAAGGCAAGCCTGTTGGCCGCTGGCGTGCTCGAAGTTCACGGTGATTTTTCCGCCGGCGACCCCGTCTGGATTGACGACGAGGATGGTAACCATATCGCCAAGGGCCTCTCGAGTTTCGATTCCGATGAAATTCCGCACACCCTGGGCCGCGACACTTCCCAGCTCAAGCGTCTTCTCGGTGAGGAATATGCCCATCCGCTTGTTCACCGGGATAATTTGGTCTTGCTGTAA
- a CDS encoding pyridoxal phosphate-dependent aminotransferase encodes MAEWQTLSDRINSVAPSATLAVDSKAKAMKASGIDVIGFGAGEPNFPTPDYIVDAAAAACRDPKNHRYTPTPGLPQLRKAIAEKTLRDSGYEISPDQVVVTNGGKQAVYEALQILINPGDEVIIPAPYWTTYPEAVKLAGGKPVTVFSGPENGFEPTVEALEKARTPRTKAIFVNTPSNPTGAVWSEQTVRAVGEWAVEHHVWVLSDEIYEHLTYDGEKTAYIGAVVPEVRDQLIVMNGVAKTYAMTGWRVGWLIGSVPVAKAAAKLQGHMTSNVADVCQQAAFTAVSGSLDAVATMRKAFDKRRKAIVEGLNAVDGVTCRTPKGAFYALPDVTALLNRPLGKNGSVAKTSSELAKLLLEEAHVAAVPGEGFGAPGFLRFSYALADDDLAEGMRRFKEWVN; translated from the coding sequence ATGGCAGAGTGGCAAACGTTGAGTGACCGTATCAATTCCGTGGCGCCGAGCGCCACGCTGGCCGTAGATTCCAAGGCGAAGGCGATGAAAGCCAGTGGCATCGACGTCATCGGTTTCGGTGCCGGCGAGCCCAATTTCCCGACTCCCGATTACATCGTTGACGCGGCTGCAGCAGCTTGCCGCGACCCGAAGAACCATCGTTACACCCCGACCCCGGGTCTGCCACAGCTTCGCAAGGCCATCGCCGAAAAGACGCTGCGCGACTCAGGTTACGAGATTTCTCCCGATCAGGTCGTTGTCACCAACGGCGGCAAACAGGCCGTCTATGAGGCCCTGCAGATTCTGATCAATCCCGGTGATGAAGTCATCATTCCCGCTCCCTATTGGACGACCTATCCCGAGGCTGTGAAACTGGCAGGCGGTAAGCCTGTCACGGTTTTCAGCGGTCCGGAGAACGGTTTCGAGCCGACCGTCGAGGCGCTTGAAAAGGCGCGTACGCCGCGCACCAAAGCCATTTTCGTCAACACGCCTTCTAACCCGACGGGTGCGGTATGGAGCGAGCAGACCGTGCGCGCGGTAGGCGAGTGGGCCGTCGAGCATCACGTCTGGGTGCTGAGCGACGAGATTTACGAACATCTGACCTATGACGGAGAGAAGACCGCATATATCGGAGCGGTGGTGCCGGAAGTTCGTGACCAGCTTATCGTCATGAACGGTGTGGCCAAGACCTACGCGATGACCGGCTGGCGTGTCGGCTGGCTTATCGGTTCCGTTCCGGTTGCCAAAGCCGCGGCCAAACTGCAAGGACATATGACTTCCAATGTCGCCGATGTTTGCCAGCAAGCGGCCTTTACTGCGGTCTCCGGCTCGCTTGATGCGGTCGCCACGATGCGCAAGGCGTTCGACAAGCGCCGCAAGGCCATCGTCGAAGGTCTCAACGCCGTCGATGGTGTCACCTGCCGCACTCCTAAAGGTGCATTTTATGCTCTTCCCGATGTCACTGCATTGTTGAACCGTCCGCTCGGCAAGAACGGCTCCGTCGCCAAGACCTCTTCCGAATTGGCCAAGTTGCTGCTCGAGGAAGCCCACGTTGCAGCTGTTCCCGGAGAAGGTTTCGGAGCTCCCGGCTTCCTGCGTTTCTCGTACGCGCTCGCAGACGATGATTTGGCCGAGGGCATGCGTCGTTTCAAGGAATGGGTCAACTGA
- the secE gene encoding preprotein translocase subunit SecE has translation MAKAHEAEESVKPNIFMRIGLFIKQVIDELRKVVTPTAKELAGWSVAVFIFVVVLMALVSGMDFGLGKLTLWIFG, from the coding sequence ATGGCGAAGGCACACGAAGCTGAAGAGAGCGTCAAGCCGAACATTTTCATGCGTATCGGCTTGTTCATCAAGCAGGTTATCGACGAGCTGCGCAAGGTCGTCACCCCGACCGCCAAGGAACTGGCCGGCTGGTCGGTTGCGGTGTTCATTTTCGTGGTCGTGCTGATGGCGCTTGTTTCGGGTATGGATTTTGGTCTCGGCAAACTGACCCTCTGGATCTTCGGCTGA
- the nusG gene encoding transcription termination/antitermination protein NusG, with amino-acid sequence MDNEVNLEGLDALPDLPNGDQSAAEASSVDSAAQDAVAGIESAGETDNTSDDSADSAAVESSEATDEASENTSDTADTATEATTDGAANAEGEDADDAGAKAVKEFSKSLRGLDGKWYVLHTYSGYEKRVKANVESRIQSYGLEDQIFQIEVPMEEVEKHTDKGKKVVTRVRVPGYVLIRMWPDENARRIVRETEGVTGFVGPTKEPAPLSRKDVVKMMAPMIASQALKEAGDKPAAAKKRTVEVSYKVGDQVTVIDGPFATMAGAVSDVEPTTQKLTVLVSIFGRDTPVELGFSQVEKIV; translated from the coding sequence ATGGATAATGAAGTAAATCTCGAAGGCTTGGATGCATTGCCCGATTTGCCGAATGGCGATCAGTCTGCGGCTGAGGCTTCCAGCGTCGATAGCGCTGCGCAAGATGCCGTTGCAGGCATTGAGAGTGCAGGCGAAACCGATAACACTTCCGACGATTCTGCGGATAGTGCTGCCGTCGAGAGTTCTGAGGCAACTGATGAGGCGTCTGAAAACACTTCCGACACGGCTGATACCGCCACTGAAGCGACTACTGATGGCGCAGCGAACGCCGAAGGCGAAGATGCTGACGATGCTGGCGCCAAGGCCGTCAAGGAATTCTCCAAGAGCTTACGCGGCTTGGACGGCAAATGGTACGTGCTCCACACCTATTCCGGCTATGAGAAGCGTGTGAAGGCCAACGTCGAGTCCCGTATCCAGAGCTATGGTCTCGAAGATCAAATCTTCCAGATTGAAGTGCCGATGGAAGAGGTCGAGAAGCATACCGACAAGGGCAAGAAGGTCGTCACTCGCGTGCGTGTACCCGGCTACGTGCTCATTCGTATGTGGCCCGACGAGAACGCCCGCCGTATTGTCCGAGAGACGGAAGGCGTCACCGGTTTCGTAGGTCCCACCAAGGAACCTGCGCCGCTGAGCCGCAAGGATGTCGTCAAGATGATGGCTCCGATGATTGCCTCTCAGGCACTCAAGGAAGCCGGCGACAAGCCTGCTGCAGCCAAGAAGCGTACAGTCGAAGTCTCCTACAAAGTCGGCGATCAGGTCACCGTCATCGACGGCCCATTCGCCACGATGGCCGGCGCCGTTTCCGACGTCGAGCCCACCACGCAGAAGCTCACCGTCCTGGTCTCCATCTTCGGCCGCGATACCCCGGTCGAGCTCGGTTTCAGCCAGGTCGAGAAGATCGTCTGA
- the rplK gene encoding 50S ribosomal protein L11, giving the protein MAKKKVTALIKLQIEAGKANPAPPLGPALGSHGVNIMDFCKSYNEATKDKMGQVVPVEITVYEDRSFDYILKTPPAAALLLKAAGIKKGTDNPLTHKVGSVTSAQVREIAETKMADLSARDVEAGMKIIAGTARSMGITVEG; this is encoded by the coding sequence ATGGCTAAGAAAAAGGTCACTGCGCTTATCAAGCTGCAGATCGAGGCCGGCAAGGCCAATCCTGCCCCGCCGCTCGGTCCTGCCCTCGGTTCGCACGGCGTCAACATCATGGACTTCTGCAAGTCCTACAACGAAGCGACGAAAGACAAGATGGGACAGGTTGTTCCTGTCGAAATCACCGTCTATGAGGATCGTTCCTTCGATTACATCCTTAAGACCCCGCCGGCCGCAGCGCTTCTGCTCAAGGCCGCCGGTATCAAGAAGGGCACCGACAACCCGCTGACCCACAAGGTCGGTTCCGTCACCTCGGCTCAGGTCCGTGAGATCGCTGAGACCAAGATGGCCGATCTGTCCGCTCGCGACGTCGAGGCCGGAATGAAGATCATCGCGGGCACCGCCCGTTCGATGGGCATCACGGTCGAAGGCTGA
- the rplA gene encoding 50S ribosomal protein L1 produces MANKHSKKYRESAEKVDGSNLYTASEAIALLKSMPERGFDETIEATYRLGVDPRKADQLVRGVVNLPNGTGKTATVLVFARGPKATEAAEAGADMVGDDDMVAKVQGGFLDFDAVVATPDMMGKVGRLGRVLGPRGLMPNPKTGTVTMDVAKAVKDIKGGKIEFRVDKNGNLSFIIGKKSFDQKALEENFQAVANEIKRLRPSTVKGRYISKATLTSTMGPGVPLDLAPLS; encoded by the coding sequence ATGGCTAACAAGCATTCCAAGAAATATCGTGAATCGGCCGAAAAGGTCGACGGCAGCAATCTGTACACCGCTTCCGAAGCTATCGCTCTGCTGAAGAGCATGCCTGAGCGCGGTTTCGATGAGACCATCGAAGCCACCTACCGCTTGGGTGTTGACCCGCGCAAGGCGGACCAGCTGGTCCGTGGCGTGGTCAACCTGCCCAACGGCACCGGTAAGACCGCAACGGTCCTCGTGTTCGCACGTGGCCCGAAGGCTACCGAAGCTGCCGAAGCCGGCGCCGACATGGTCGGTGACGACGACATGGTCGCCAAGGTACAGGGTGGCTTCCTCGACTTCGATGCCGTGGTCGCCACTCCGGACATGATGGGCAAGGTCGGCCGTTTGGGCCGCGTGCTCGGCCCCCGTGGCCTCATGCCGAACCCGAAGACCGGCACCGTGACCATGGACGTGGCCAAGGCTGTCAAGGATATCAAGGGCGGCAAGATCGAGTTCCGCGTCGACAAGAACGGCAATCTGTCGTTCATCATCGGCAAGAAGTCCTTCGATCAGAAGGCTCTGGAAGAAAACTTCCAGGCCGTTGCCAACGAGATCAAGCGCCTGCGTCCTTCCACCGTGAAGGGCCGCTACATCTCCAAAGCGACACTTACCTCGACGATGGGCCCCGGCGTTCCGCTGGACCTCGCGCCGCTTTCCTGA
- a CDS encoding HNH endonuclease family protein, with translation MILLVAACFIGIATGLVLPKVSKPLAQMTGQYVATGPVAQALATLPVDDHPSTRGYDRDSFAYNTTDDDGDGCTIRDDILKRDMTAVRYKAPSGCQVKTGALQEPYTGKSIRFVRGKQTSAAVQIDHVVALENAWQSGASQWDAATKQRYGNDAYNLLAVDGPANQQKGSASAAYWLPANRRFRCSYVARQVGVKQKYNLTVTTSEKQAISKVLRTCPAQQIPKQ, from the coding sequence GTGATTTTGCTGGTAGCCGCTTGCTTTATCGGAATCGCGACCGGGTTGGTGCTGCCGAAAGTAAGCAAGCCACTTGCACAGATGACTGGTCAGTATGTGGCGACTGGCCCGGTGGCCCAGGCATTGGCTACGTTGCCGGTCGACGATCACCCAAGCACCCGCGGTTACGACAGGGATTCGTTCGCTTACAACACCACCGACGACGACGGTGACGGCTGCACTATTCGCGACGACATCCTCAAACGCGACATGACAGCCGTCAGATACAAGGCTCCGAGCGGCTGTCAAGTCAAAACCGGTGCTTTGCAGGAGCCATATACCGGCAAGTCGATCCGTTTCGTGCGCGGCAAGCAGACCAGTGCTGCGGTGCAGATCGATCATGTCGTCGCGTTGGAAAACGCTTGGCAGTCTGGAGCAAGCCAGTGGGATGCGGCGACGAAACAGCGATACGGCAATGATGCCTATAACCTGTTGGCCGTCGACGGTCCTGCCAACCAGCAGAAGGGTTCCGCTTCCGCCGCCTACTGGTTGCCGGCGAATCGCAGATTTCGTTGCTCCTACGTTGCCCGTCAGGTCGGTGTCAAACAAAAATACAATCTGACGGTAACCACTTCCGAAAAGCAAGCTATCTCCAAAGTCCTGCGAACCTGTCCCGCCCAGCAGATTCCGAAACAGTGA
- a CDS encoding MFS transporter — protein sequence MSDSVQTPAKSPSRRPLSQALTKEESYIDGHLSHAAFVSIAILTFITFIGNFTQLQLSAALPTIVHEFGINVTTGQWLTSVIQLVQGVMVPLTAYLTRRFSTRQIVITSMTIFTLGSVLAWFGPSFILVLAGRTLEAIGSGVMWPVLQIIVFSVYPMSKRGVAMGTVGVAMSVAPAIGPTFGGWQTDANGWRSIFVSLTIVGAIALVLAIFFLHNFGERDSEVKADFFSVCLSVIGFGGLLFGFTNIEAYAFTAPVVWLPMAVGLIGIVWFVVRQLKGAKRYKAQLKELLAGLEENEHLQEEADRPQNVAELRAAIKRLKADPDSAAKLEEHFKMPKVREQLEKIRRLQPPLLDLTVLKNKNFRVGTITAAMSFFAFSSITVIIPLFIQNDRGYSATISGLVMLPGALGQCISQFGGGRLLDRFGARPVAMIGSITLMTGTIMMSFIGMGVPIWWVSICQFIRQIGMGFVLMPITTWSLNCLTPGSVSAGSAVTNTVRQISGAIGAPVLVILMEEFTKVFKPLMGSGHQAGILANVWGIRMSLIISSVIAFGMVMLVVFGVRGQGAGSARDLANRTLRHVRVPRIHLHKQA from the coding sequence GTGTCTGATTCCGTGCAAACACCAGCAAAATCTCCCTCCAGACGACCTTTGTCGCAAGCTCTCACCAAAGAGGAATCGTACATCGATGGACACCTGAGCCATGCGGCTTTCGTCTCTATCGCCATCCTGACTTTTATCACCTTCATTGGCAACTTCACTCAACTGCAACTGAGCGCCGCGCTGCCGACCATCGTCCACGAATTCGGCATCAACGTGACCACCGGCCAGTGGCTCACTTCCGTCATCCAGCTCGTGCAGGGCGTTATGGTGCCGCTCACCGCCTATCTCACCCGCCGTTTCTCAACGCGCCAGATCGTCATTACCTCCATGACCATCTTCACGCTGGGTTCGGTGCTGGCCTGGTTCGGCCCCAGCTTCATCCTCGTACTCGCCGGACGTACACTCGAGGCCATCGGCTCCGGCGTGATGTGGCCAGTGCTACAGATCATCGTCTTCTCGGTCTACCCGATGTCGAAGCGCGGCGTAGCTATGGGCACCGTCGGCGTGGCCATGAGCGTGGCTCCCGCCATCGGCCCGACCTTCGGCGGCTGGCAGACCGATGCCAACGGCTGGCGTTCCATCTTCGTTTCGCTGACCATCGTCGGAGCGATTGCGCTGGTGCTCGCCATCTTCTTCCTCCACAACTTCGGCGAGCGTGACAGCGAAGTCAAGGCCGACTTCTTCTCGGTATGCCTCTCCGTCATCGGTTTCGGCGGGCTGCTTTTCGGCTTCACCAACATCGAAGCCTATGCGTTCACCGCCCCGGTGGTCTGGCTACCGATGGCCGTCGGCCTGATCGGCATCGTCTGGTTCGTCGTCCGCCAGCTCAAAGGCGCCAAGCGCTATAAGGCCCAGCTCAAGGAGCTTCTTGCCGGTCTCGAAGAAAACGAACACCTGCAGGAAGAAGCGGATCGCCCTCAGAACGTGGCCGAGCTGCGCGCCGCCATCAAACGCTTGAAGGCCGATCCGGATTCCGCCGCCAAGCTCGAGGAACATTTCAAGATGCCCAAGGTGCGCGAGCAGCTCGAAAAAATCCGCAGACTGCAGCCGCCGCTGCTTGACCTGACGGTGCTCAAAAACAAAAACTTCCGCGTCGGCACCATCACTGCCGCAATGAGCTTCTTCGCCTTCAGCTCCATCACCGTCATCATTCCGCTCTTCATCCAGAACGACCGCGGCTATTCCGCCACGATTTCCGGCCTGGTGATGCTGCCCGGCGCCCTCGGACAGTGCATCTCTCAGTTCGGCGGCGGGCGTCTCCTCGATCGGTTCGGTGCACGGCCTGTGGCCATGATCGGCTCAATCACGTTGATGACCGGCACCATCATGATGAGTTTCATCGGCATGGGTGTGCCGATTTGGTGGGTCTCCATCTGCCAGTTCATCCGTCAGATCGGTATGGGCTTCGTCTTGATGCCGATTACGACCTGGTCGCTTAACTGCCTGACCCCCGGAAGCGTTTCCGCAGGCTCAGCCGTTACGAATACGGTCCGGCAGATATCTGGTGCCATCGGCGCGCCGGTTCTGGTCATCCTGATGGAAGAGTTCACGAAGGTCTTCAAGCCTTTGATGGGCTCCGGCCATCAAGCTGGCATTCTCGCCAATGTCTGGGGCATCAGGATGTCGCTGATCATCAGCTCGGTCATCGCCTTCGGCATGGTCATGCTTGTGGTCTTCGGTGTGCGTGGCCAAGGCGCCGGTTCCGCTCGCGACCTTGCCAACCGCACACTGCGTCACGTTCGTGTCCCCCGTATTCATCTCCACAAGCAAGCCTGA